The segment GTCGTCAAGTACGAGGTGTGGGGTGAGCCCGGCGCCACGGCCAACGTCAACTACATGGATCTCGATGCCCGTCCGGTGCGCGCCGACAATGTGACCCTGCCGTGGGAGATCACGCTGAGTACCACCGCGCCCTCGGTGTTCCCGACCATCTCGGGTCAAGGTGATGGCAGCACGTTGTCGTGCCGGATCACCGTCGATGACGAGGTGAAGGACGAACGCACCGTCAACGGCGTCGGCGCCCACACCTACTGCTTGGTCAAGAGCGCATGAGCGAGCGCAGCGAGCCGCGCACCGACGCGATCCCGGTCGCCGAACCCCAGCACCGCGGCGGCATCGCCAAGTGGGTGCGCACACTGGCTCTGCCGATCATCATCGGCTGGGTCGTGATCATCGGATTCCTCAACGTCTCGGTGCCCCAGCTCGAAGAGGTCGGGCAGATGCGCTCGGTCTCCATGAGCCCGTCGAACGCGCCATCGGTGATCGCCACCAAGCGGGTCGGCACCGTCTTCGAG is part of the Mycobacterium adipatum genome and harbors:
- a CDS encoding MmpS family transport accessory protein produces the protein MNVLKRIWIPLVIVAVVLVATFTVMRVRTFFGTGPGYISTENSASDDTEPFDPKVVKYEVWGEPGATANVNYMDLDARPVRADNVTLPWEITLSTTAPSVFPTISGQGDGSTLSCRITVDDEVKDERTVNGVGAHTYCLVKSA